GATTCACATCCTTTAGTATCACCACCGTACAGCCCATATAGAAGTGGGGAAAGACTAGCCAGGTAATAAGCTGTCCCCAGAAGGCAGGAACGGTAAAGAGGCAAATATCATTATGAACAATACGGTAGGCCCACATTATACTGAGCATAGTAACCAGGCAGCTTCTGTGTGTGTGTATTATCTGTTTTGGAAGGCCCGTAGTTCCACCACTGCATACGAGGAAAAGGGGGTCATCATCTTCGATTGGTACTTCTGGCCCTGCCGGGGAAGAGGAGTTTATCAGTGCATCATACCCTTTCATGTCATCCTGGGTGTCACCCAGAATTATAAAGTTTTTGACTGCCTTCAATTCGGGGCGAAGGGAATCGATTAAGCCTTTGTAGTTTTCTCCGAGGACAATAGTATTCGCTTCAGCATTGTTCAGGAGATAAGTCAGCTCTCGTGGGGTCAAACCGGGGTTGAGCAGGGTAATTACGGTTCCTCCTTTAACCCCGGCACAGGAAATTTCAACATGCTGGAAACATGTATCTGCCACTATGGCAATTCTGTCCTTTTTCCTCACACCAAGGTCAAACAGGGCGTTTGTGAGTCTATTGGCTCTCTCATTGAGAGAGCCAAATGTGAGACATTTTGCCTGAGATACTATGGCTGACTTATTGGGGTATCTTCTCGCATTTCTTTCCAGAATTTCACCTAACATAATATCACCATCATCTTTCTTTCGGCTTCCCGGGTTGAAGTCTTGTATAGAACCTCTTAGAGGTATAGATTGCTGCCAGAGGATTGTGACCCAGGATCCTATCCTTGACTGCTAAAACAGTAATAGGGGCATCCGAATGTTTGATGAAGACAGTATCGTCACCCGTACATAATCCAAACAGGATATTCAAATCGGTTTTCTGTTCATTCAGAAGAAATGCCTGTCCGACTGGATTACATTGAGGTTGTCGTCCCCGTCCCGGGAATATTTTTTCTTCCTCTTTAATATCCATGTCTTCTGAGGAAAGGCCGCCCGCTACGCAGCATGCTGATACCACATCGAACCCATTGTTCTCAAGAATATTAGAAAGTATCTCGACTTCCTCAGACAACCCTATACAAAAGCCTATGCCAAGCTTTTTATAGCCCATGTGTTTTGCAAAGATTATGGTTTCTTCAACTCGGGTCAAATTCAAACCTGAATCCTTCCACGTCAGGGCAACGGCACGGATTGTCTCCTTTGTCTCCTTATTCAGCAGCTTCTTTCTTGCCTCTTCCAGTATTGGGAGCTTTGTCTTCATTGGACAAAAGGATGGTCCATCGCTAGAAAAACCCAGCCAGCAAATCTTTTTGGGGCATCTGCCACACTGTAATTTTTCCGGTTCAATCATCTTTTCCCCCTATTTATCGAACCTCTTGAACCCTGAATCTTCCTCCTTGCTATCAAAGAGAACCTGGTAACTGGGTGGAAAACCAGCGGTAGGATCGACCTGTGCCCCATAGTAAGAAATAGGATACCTGACTCCCCTTTTGTAAAGTTCTTCAAGACCAGCAATTGCCTTTTCCATCCAGGAAGCGGGTAAGGCCATTACCAGTTCATCATCCTGGACATGTGCATATCTCCTCTCTCCGTAACAGGGGATAGCAAGAGATGGTTTGTTATTTAAGTAGCACCTGGCAATAGAGTCGGCACATGCGGATTCCCCAACGCAAAAGAACTGGAACTGTTCATAGTCTTCGAACTGGAGGGCATTAATGAGAACTATCATTTGAGCAGGGTTGCCGTATATCAGCACAATATCAGGATCGAAGGGATTATAAACCAAAGGCCCCATAAGTACTGCGTTGTATTTGCCTGTCGGGACACAAGGGATTTGTTCTTCGCATCTCCTGGCGCCTTCCTTGGTCTTACACCATACGATAGAACGTAAAGTACCATCCTTAATGTAATCAGGCG
This genomic window from Thermodesulfobacteriota bacterium contains:
- a CDS encoding DUF1847 domain-containing protein, which translates into the protein MIEPEKLQCGRCPKKICWLGFSSDGPSFCPMKTKLPILEEARKKLLNKETKETIRAVALTWKDSGLNLTRVEETIIFAKHMGYKKLGIGFCIGLSEEVEILSNILENNGFDVVSACCVAGGLSSEDMDIKEEEKIFPGRGRQPQCNPVGQAFLLNEQKTDLNILFGLCTGDDTVFIKHSDAPITVLAVKDRILGHNPLAAIYTSKRFYTRLQPGKPKER
- a CDS encoding DUF169 domain-containing protein; translated protein: MKKWGDIVRKMELLLRLKTFPVAFKLLEDTKEIEGNKWIRRLTKRLTLCQLITIVRTYDWTIGATADDFLGPGCGRIIGLVEAPDYIKDGTLRSIVWCKTKEGARRCEEQIPCVPTGKYNAVLMGPLVYNPFDPDIVLIYGNPAQMIVLINALQFEDYEQFQFFCVGESACADSIARCYLNNKPSLAIPCYGERRYAHVQDDELVMALPASWMEKAIAGLEELYKRGVRYPISYYGAQVDPTAGFPPSYQVLFDSKEEDSGFKRFDK